The Spirosoma foliorum genome has a window encoding:
- a CDS encoding ABC transporter ATP-binding protein codes for MISLQNIEKVYRTSTIETLALNNINLEIKKGEFVSIMGPSGCGKSTLLNVMGLLDEPSKGTVQLDGQPVTKYTDKELARLRNQKIGFIFQSFHLINDLSVLDNVEIPLLYRATNGKPRQDYAKEALTKVGLSNRMKHFPKQLSGGQKQRVAIARAIVGNPDIILADEPTGNLDSAMGNEIMNILQQLNDEGATIVMVTHDEQMAKRTHRLVRLFDGTQVL; via the coding sequence ATGATCTCTCTCCAAAACATCGAAAAAGTTTACCGGACCAGCACCATTGAGACGCTGGCTTTGAACAACATCAACCTGGAAATCAAGAAAGGTGAGTTCGTCTCTATTATGGGGCCATCGGGTTGTGGTAAGAGTACGCTCCTGAACGTGATGGGCTTGCTGGATGAACCCTCTAAAGGTACGGTGCAACTGGATGGTCAGCCAGTGACGAAGTATACCGACAAAGAATTGGCACGACTGCGGAACCAGAAAATCGGCTTCATCTTCCAAAGCTTTCACCTCATTAACGACCTGTCGGTGCTCGACAATGTGGAGATTCCGTTGCTCTACCGCGCTACTAATGGCAAGCCGCGTCAGGATTATGCGAAAGAAGCGCTAACGAAAGTAGGGTTAAGTAACCGGATGAAGCACTTCCCGAAGCAACTATCGGGTGGGCAGAAGCAACGGGTGGCCATCGCCCGCGCCATAGTCGGCAACCCCGACATTATTCTGGCCGATGAGCCAACCGGTAACCTCGACAGTGCAATGGGCAACGAAATCATGAACATTCTCCAGCAACTCAACGACGAAGGAGCCACCATCGTAATGGTTACCCACGATGAACAAATGGCCAAACGCACCCACCGACTGGTGAGGTTGTTCGACGGAACGCAAGTTTTATAA